Proteins from a genomic interval of Actinomycetota bacterium:
- the fabI gene encoding enoyl-ACP reductase FabI, translating into MVLLDGKRLLVTGVLDPRSIAFHIARLAQEQGAELLLTGFGKSRRLTERTAKKLDPTPDVLELDVTKPDDIEGVTNELQERWGGLDGLVHAIAFAPDSALGGGFLTAPWEDVAPAFHISTYSLAALGSAFAPLFREADGGAIIGMDFDASVAWPAYDWMGVAKAGLESCARYLARDLGPDGVRVNLIAAGPLKTVAAKSIEGFEGFDRWGEHAPLGWDSDDPAPVARTACMMLSDWADGITGEIVHVDGGAHAIGGTAG; encoded by the coding sequence ATCGTGTTGCTCGACGGAAAACGACTGCTTGTGACCGGCGTCCTCGATCCCCGATCGATCGCCTTCCACATCGCCCGCCTGGCCCAGGAACAGGGCGCCGAGCTGCTACTGACGGGCTTCGGGAAGAGCCGGCGACTGACCGAACGCACCGCGAAGAAGCTGGACCCGACCCCCGACGTCCTGGAGCTCGACGTCACCAAGCCCGACGACATCGAGGGGGTCACCAACGAGCTGCAAGAGCGGTGGGGAGGCCTCGACGGGCTCGTGCACGCGATCGCGTTCGCGCCCGACTCGGCGTTGGGCGGCGGGTTCCTCACCGCCCCGTGGGAGGACGTGGCCCCGGCCTTCCACATCTCGACCTACTCCCTGGCGGCGCTGGGCAGCGCGTTCGCGCCCCTGTTCCGGGAAGCCGACGGCGGCGCGATCATCGGGATGGACTTCGACGCGTCGGTGGCCTGGCCGGCGTACGACTGGATGGGTGTGGCGAAGGCCGGGTTGGAGTCGTGCGCCCGGTACCTGGCCCGTGACCTCGGCCCCGACGGTGTCCGCGTCAACCTGATCGCGGCTGGGCCGCTGAAGACGGTCGCGGCCAAGAGCATCGAGGGGTTCGAGGGGTTCGACCGCTGGGGCGAGCACGCACCGCTGGGCTGGGACAGCGACGACCCGGCGCCGGTCGCGCGGACGGCGTGCATGATGCTGTCTGACTGGGCGGACGGGATCACCGGGGAGATCGTGCACGTCGACGGCGGCGCGCACGCGATCGGCGGGACAGCGGGCTGA